The following proteins are co-located in the Rhea pennata isolate bPtePen1 chromosome 2, bPtePen1.pri, whole genome shotgun sequence genome:
- the SIRT5 gene encoding NAD-dependent protein deacylase sirtuin-5, mitochondrial, which produces MLMSLFQFTTRRLVSQAYCGLKIPSSKKQRFCLEMARPSSNMADFREVFAKAKHIAIITGAGVSAESGVPTFRGAGGFWRKWQAQELATPEAFARNPSRVWEFYHYRREVMLSKHPNPAHIAIAECEKRLSKQGRSVVVITQNIDELHRKAGTKHLLEIHGSLFKTRCTNCGNVTADYKSPICPALAGKGAPDPEIEDAAIPVEELPRCEEDGCNGLLRPHVVWFGETLDADILTEVERELDICDLCLVVGTSSVVYPAAMFAPQVSARGVPVAEFNMEATPATNRFRFHFPGPCGTTLPPALARHETELIS; this is translated from the exons ATGCTGATGAGTCTCTTTCAGTTTACCACTAGAAGGTTGGTTTCCCAAGCATACTGTGGACTTAAGATTCCTTCTTCAAAGAAACAGCGTTTTTGCTTGGAAATGGCTCGTCCCAGTTCAA ATATGGCTGATTTTCGAGAAGTGTTTGCCAAAGCAAAGCATATAGCCATTATTACGGGAGCTGGTGTTAGTGCTGAGAGCGGAGTTCCTACCTTCAGAGGGGCTGGAGGTTTCTGGAGAAAGTGGCAAGCACAG GAATTGGCTACCCCAGAAGCTTTTGCCAGAAACCCTTCTCGTGTATGGGAATTTTATCATTACCGCCGGGAAGTGATGTTGAGTAAACATCCAAATCCTGCACATATTGCTATTGCAGAGTGTGAAAAACGACTGAGCAAACAAGGAAGGAGTGTTGTGGTCATTACACAGAACATTGATGAACTACACAGAAAGGCAGGCACAAAGCACCTCTTAGAAATTCACG GTAGTTTATTTAAAACTCGATGCACCAACTGTGGAAATGTGACTGCAGATTACAAGAGTCCCATCTGTCCAGCTCTGGCTGGAAAAGG GGCTCCAGATCCTGAAATAGAAGATGCTGCGATTCCAGTTGAAGAACTTCCTCG GTGCGAGGAAGATGGCTGCAATGGCCTCCTTCGCCCCCATGTCGTATGGTTTGGTGAAACCCTGGATGCTGACATTCTCACAGAGGTTGAGAGAGAACTTGACATATGCGACCTCTGCTTGGTA GTTGGAACCTCCTCTGTGGTGTATCCTGCTGCTATGTTTGCCCCTCAGGTATCTGCCAGAGGAGTGCCAGTTGCAGAATTTAATATGGAGGCCACTCCTGCTACAAATAGATTCAG GTTTCACTTCCCGGGCCCCTGCGGGACCACTCTGCCGCCGGCGCTGGCCCGCCACGAGACGGAGCTCATCTCCTGA